The DNA sequence ttggcatcgacacatcgcagTAATACCAAATCAAAAGTCCTTCTATACAaaattcctccgctttgaaagaaatggttggcaaATCTTCGAAGCGTGCATTTCTCAGTGTGTGTAGCATTCAATGGATATTCTCCTTTTCCGAAGTATTCTTTGatatcgtggaaccatggatttacGTCGAACTCTTCTTCAATATGAGCACAATAAGTTGactgcttatgaattcctattgggatagggtcgatgaaattcttgtcttgatgttgtatcatggaaaaCAGGGTGTCTAATgtatctgcaaactcattctggaTCCTCGGAAGATGTATGAATTCTATCCTTGTGAACCTTTTGATCAACTCCTGTACACAATGCAAGTATtgcaatattttggtgttcttagtGGCCTATTCTCCTAGTTCCTGGTGTACCAATAGATCAGAATCTCCtattaccagcaactcctgaacgtTTATGTTgatggccaacctgagtcccaagatgcaagcctcacaTTCTGCCATATTACTGGTGCACAggaacctgagttttgcggataccagGTAATGTTGACATGTTTCTGATACTAAAACAGCTCTGATGCCACTCCCTTGAAGTTTTCTGCTCTGttgaagaacatcctccaacctcGTATGCTTCGGTAATATATTCTCCTACAAATGACACTGCCTAGTCGggaaaatacgtcttcaatggttcgtattctccgtttATGGGATTCTTCGCCAAGTGATCAACCAATGCTTGCcccttgactgccttctgagtcacGTAGAACATGTCGAATTTGCTtagcaatatctgccactttgctaacttacccgtaggcacGAGTTtatgaaagatgtattttagcggatccatccttgatatgatatgtagtgtatgcgcaaaaataatgtctcaacttttGGGCTACCCATGTCAAAGCGCAGCAGGT is a window from the Nicotiana tomentosiformis chromosome 10, ASM39032v3, whole genome shotgun sequence genome containing:
- the LOC138899755 gene encoding uncharacterized protein, producing the protein MAECEACILGLRLAININVQELLELIKRFTRIEFIHLPRIQNEFADTLDTLFSMIQHQDKNFIDPIPIGIHKQSTYCAHIEEEFDVNPWFHDIKEYFGKGEYPLNATHTEKCTLRRFANHFFQSGGILYRRTFDLVLLRCVDAKEASRLLEEIHAGTCGPHMNGYILAKKILRTGYFWMVMETDCIKYVQKCHQCQIHANIIRVPPNELNAMSSPWPFSA